The following are encoded together in the Streptococcus oralis genome:
- a CDS encoding energy-coupling factor transporter transmembrane component T family protein yields the protein MDSMILGRYIPGDSIIHRLDPRSKLLAMILLILIVFWANNPLTNLILFIATGIFIALSGVSLSFFVQGLKSMFFLIAFTTLFQLFFISSGNVLFEFSFIRITDYALQQAGIIFCRFVLIIFFSTLLTLTTMPLSLAAAVEALLAPLKRVKVPVHEIGLMLSMSLRFVPTLMDDTTRIMNAQKARGVDFGEGSIVQKVKAMIPILIPLFATSLKRADSLAIAMEARGYQGGKGRSQYRQLRWSQKDTLAILVILVLGCFLFFLKS from the coding sequence ATGGATAGTATGATTTTAGGGCGTTATATACCGGGGGATTCCATCATTCATCGCTTGGATCCACGTAGTAAATTGCTTGCCATGATCCTGTTGATTTTGATTGTATTTTGGGCTAATAATCCCCTCACCAATCTCATTTTGTTTATAGCGACAGGTATATTTATCGCTTTGTCAGGCGTTTCCCTCTCATTTTTCGTTCAGGGATTAAAATCCATGTTCTTCTTGATTGCTTTTACGACTCTTTTTCAGCTCTTTTTCATTTCAAGTGGAAATGTCCTATTTGAGTTTTCTTTTATAAGAATAACGGATTATGCTTTGCAACAAGCAGGAATCATTTTCTGTCGTTTTGTGTTGATTATTTTCTTTTCAACCTTGCTAACCTTAACGACCATGCCTTTGAGTCTGGCAGCTGCAGTTGAAGCTCTTTTAGCACCGCTGAAACGCGTGAAAGTTCCCGTTCATGAAATTGGTCTCATGTTATCAATGAGTTTGCGTTTTGTTCCAACCTTGATGGATGACACAACGAGAATTATGAATGCTCAAAAAGCTCGTGGAGTTGACTTTGGCGAAGGTAGCATCGTGCAAAAGGTAAAGGCTATGATTCCAATTTTAATTCCTCTTTTTGCTACTAGCTTAAAGCGTGCAGATTCATTGGCAATAGCCATGGAAGCGCGTGGTTATCAGGGAGGAAAGGGTAGAAGTCAGTATAGACAGTTGAGATGGAGTCAAAAGGATACACTGGCAATTCTTGTGATTTTGGTACTGGGATGTTTCTTATTTTTCTTAAAATCTTAG
- a CDS encoding energy-coupling factor transporter ATPase, with translation MGITLENVSFTYQEGTPLSSSALTDVSLTIEDGSYAALVGHTGSGKSTILQLLNGLLVPSKGSVRVFDTVITPTSTNKEIRQIRKQVGLVFQFAENQIFEETVLKDVAFGPQNFGVSEEEAEKIAREKLALVGIDESLFERSPFELSGGQMRRVAIAGMLAMEPTVLVLDEPTAGLDPLGRKELMTLFKELHLSGMTIVLVTHLMDDVAAYADQVYVMEKGRLVKSGKPSEVFQDVASMEKVQLGVPKITAFCKRLADRGVAFKKLPIKIEEFKESLNG, from the coding sequence ATGGGAATTACTCTAGAAAATGTGAGCTTTACCTATCAAGAGGGGACTCCCCTATCTTCATCAGCCCTGACTGATGTTTCTTTGACGATTGAGGATGGCTCTTATGCAGCTTTAGTAGGGCACACAGGTAGTGGAAAATCAACGATTTTACAGCTTTTAAATGGCCTATTGGTACCAAGTAAGGGTTCTGTTCGAGTTTTCGATACCGTCATTACCCCTACATCAACCAACAAAGAAATTCGCCAGATTCGAAAGCAGGTTGGTCTAGTGTTTCAATTTGCTGAAAATCAGATTTTCGAAGAGACTGTTTTGAAAGATGTTGCATTTGGGCCGCAAAATTTTGGAGTTTCTGAGGAAGAGGCCGAGAAAATTGCGCGTGAAAAGTTAGCCTTGGTAGGTATCGATGAGTCACTCTTTGAGCGCAGTCCTTTTGAACTTTCGGGTGGTCAGATGAGACGTGTGGCTATAGCAGGTATGCTAGCCATGGAGCCAACTGTCTTGGTTTTGGATGAGCCTACAGCAGGGCTAGATCCTTTGGGCAGAAAAGAATTGATGACCTTGTTTAAAGAACTCCACCTTTCTGGAATGACAATCGTTCTGGTAACGCATTTGATGGATGACGTAGCTGCATATGCTGATCAGGTCTATGTTATGGAAAAGGGGCGTTTGGTCAAAAGTGGCAAACCGAGCGAAGTTTTCCAAGATGTAGCCTCTATGGAAAAAGTGCAGTTAGGTGTGCCTAAAATCACAGCCTTTTGTAAACGTTTGGCAGATAGAGGTGTAGCTTTTAAAAAATTGCCAATCAAGATAGAGGAGTTTAAGGAGTCGCTAAATGGATAG
- a CDS encoding energy-coupling factor ABC transporter ATP-binding protein, which yields MKSIIEVKNLSFRYKEDQEHYDVNNVSFHVKRGEWLSIVGHNGSGKSTTIRLIDGLLEAESGEIWIDGQLLSSENVWDLRRQIGMVFQNPDNQFVGATVEDDVAFGLENQGLPREEMKKRVADSLELVGMLDFKKREPARLSGGQKQRVAIAGVVALRPAILILDEATSMLDPEGRRELIQTVQEIRKDHQMTVVSITHDLEEVAMSDRVLVMKKGQVESTSSPRELFSRDDLDQIGLDEPFTNQLRESLREAGYQLPDGYLTEGELEDKLWELL from the coding sequence ATGAAATCGATTATTGAAGTAAAAAATCTGTCTTTTCGTTACAAGGAAGACCAGGAACATTATGACGTTAATAATGTCTCGTTTCACGTGAAACGGGGAGAATGGCTTTCGATTGTAGGTCATAATGGGAGTGGAAAATCGACAACTATCCGTTTGATTGATGGCTTGCTTGAAGCGGAGTCTGGGGAAATCTGGATAGATGGCCAACTGCTGTCCTCTGAGAACGTTTGGGACTTGCGTCGACAAATTGGTATGGTTTTTCAAAATCCAGATAACCAATTTGTGGGGGCGACTGTTGAAGATGATGTTGCCTTTGGTTTAGAAAATCAGGGACTTCCTCGTGAAGAAATGAAGAAGAGAGTGGCTGATTCTTTGGAGTTGGTAGGGATGCTGGACTTTAAGAAGAGAGAACCAGCTCGTTTATCTGGTGGACAAAAACAACGGGTGGCTATTGCAGGAGTTGTTGCCTTGAGGCCAGCTATTTTGATTTTGGACGAGGCTACAAGTATGTTGGATCCTGAGGGACGCAGAGAACTGATTCAGACAGTTCAAGAGATTCGTAAAGACCACCAGATGACAGTCGTCTCCATTACACATGACTTGGAAGAAGTTGCGATGAGTGACCGTGTCTTGGTCATGAAAAAAGGCCAAGTGGAGTCAACCAGTAGCCCAAGAGAACTTTTTTCTCGGGATGACCTTGACCAGATAGGATTAGATGAGCCTTTTACTAATCAATTGAGAGAATCTTTGAGAGAGGCTGGCTATCAGTTGCCGGATGGCTATTTGACAGAAGGAGAGCTAGAGGACAAGCTATGGGAATTACTCTAG
- the yfmH gene encoding EF-P 5-aminopentanol modification-associated protein YfmH, which translates to MTKVTFEEKYYPAVKETVYKTQLSNGLTVSLLPKQDFNEVYGIVTVQFGSVDATYTSLEKGLCPHPAGIAHFLEHKLFERENSEDIMAAFTRLGADSNAFTSFTKTSYLFSTIDHLLENLDLLDELVGDVHFTAESVLREQAIIQQEREMYQDDPDSRLFFATLANLYPDTPLATDIVGSEKSISEIQVSNLKENFTEFYKPVNMSLFLVGNIDVEVVEEYFSKKGKEVSNQFTVSKEQLLLQPVKQTDSLRMEVSSPKLAVAIRGTGQITEEESYRYNILLKLLFTMMFGWTSDRFQRLYESGKLDASLSLEVEVNIRFHFVILTMDTKEPVSLSHQFRKAIRQFSNDADITEEHLDLVKSEMFGEFFSSMNSLEFIATQYDPMDRGETIFDFPKILQEITLEDVLEAGHRLIDNGDLVDFTIFPA; encoded by the coding sequence ATGACAAAGGTTACTTTTGAAGAAAAATACTATCCTGCTGTAAAGGAAACAGTCTACAAAACACAATTGTCAAACGGGTTGACAGTTTCTTTACTCCCTAAACAAGATTTCAATGAGGTTTACGGGATTGTAACGGTTCAATTTGGTTCTGTAGATGCAACTTATACAAGCTTGGAAAAAGGTTTATGTCCTCATCCAGCAGGAATTGCACATTTTCTTGAACATAAATTGTTTGAAAGAGAAAACTCTGAGGATATAATGGCTGCTTTTACTCGATTAGGTGCGGACAGTAATGCCTTTACAAGCTTTACTAAGACCAGCTATCTTTTTTCAACAATTGACCATCTATTAGAGAATTTAGATTTGCTAGATGAGTTAGTCGGAGATGTTCATTTTACAGCAGAGTCTGTTTTGAGGGAACAGGCTATTATCCAGCAAGAACGAGAAATGTACCAAGATGATCCAGATTCACGTTTGTTTTTTGCAACATTAGCCAACCTTTATCCTGATACTCCTTTAGCGACAGATATAGTTGGAAGTGAAAAATCAATTTCTGAGATTCAAGTTTCAAATTTAAAAGAGAATTTTACAGAGTTTTACAAACCTGTCAACATGTCACTGTTTTTAGTTGGAAATATTGATGTGGAAGTTGTTGAGGAATACTTTTCGAAAAAGGGAAAGGAAGTTTCAAACCAGTTTACAGTTTCAAAAGAGCAACTCCTTTTGCAGCCTGTGAAGCAAACAGATAGTCTTCGGATGGAAGTTTCTTCACCCAAACTTGCTGTTGCTATTAGAGGAACTGGTCAAATAACGGAAGAGGAGTCTTATCGTTACAACATTTTATTGAAATTGCTATTTACGATGATGTTTGGCTGGACCTCGGATCGTTTTCAAAGGTTATATGAGTCTGGGAAGTTAGACGCGTCATTGTCACTTGAGGTTGAAGTCAATATTCGCTTTCATTTTGTGATACTGACAATGGACACCAAAGAGCCTGTTTCTCTGTCACATCAATTTCGTAAAGCGATTCGTCAGTTTAGTAATGATGCGGATATTACCGAGGAACATTTAGATCTTGTTAAGAGTGAGATGTTTGGGGAGTTTTTCAGTAGCATGAACTCCTTGGAATTTATTGCAACTCAATACGATCCGATGGATCGCGGAGAAACAATTTTTGATTTTCCGAAAATTTTACAGGAAATTACTTTGGAGGATGTTCTAGAAGCTGGACATCGTTTGATTGATAATGGTGATCTAGTTGATTTTACAATCTTTCCAGCTTAA
- the mreC gene encoding rod shape-determining protein MreC, translating into MNRFKKSKYLIIVFVTVLAVSVLLVTTYSSAIVTKLGDGISFVDRIVQKPFQWFDTFKSDLGHLTQTYNENESLKKQLYQLEVESNQSESLKNENEQLRQLLDMKSKLQATKTIAADVIMRVPVSWKQELTIDAGSSKGASENMLAIANGGLIGSVSKVEDHSTTINLLTNTENSDKISVKILHGSTEIYGIIVGYDKESELLKISQLNSNSDISAGDKVTTGGLGNFNVKDIPVGEVVATTHSSDYLTKEVTVKLSADTKNLHVVELVGN; encoded by the coding sequence ATGAACCGTTTTAAAAAATCAAAATATCTAATCATCGTTTTTGTCACAGTTCTGGCAGTTTCTGTTCTATTAGTGACAACCTATTCAAGCGCTATTGTGACGAAACTAGGAGATGGGATTTCCTTCGTAGATAGAATTGTTCAAAAACCCTTTCAGTGGTTTGATACTTTCAAATCGGATTTGGGACATTTGACGCAGACTTACAATGAAAATGAGAGTCTAAAGAAACAGCTCTATCAACTAGAGGTGGAGTCTAATCAATCAGAAAGTTTAAAAAATGAAAATGAACAACTACGTCAGTTGCTGGATATGAAGTCAAAATTGCAGGCAACAAAAACCATTGCAGCAGATGTGATTATGCGAGTTCCAGTATCTTGGAAACAAGAGTTAACAATTGATGCGGGAAGTTCAAAAGGAGCTTCTGAAAATATGTTGGCCATTGCAAACGGGGGTTTGATTGGTAGTGTTTCAAAGGTGGAGGATCATTCAACAACGATCAACCTATTGACAAACACCGAAAATTCAGACAAAATTTCTGTTAAAATCCTGCATGGCTCTACTGAAATTTACGGGATTATCGTTGGTTATGATAAGGAATCTGAACTGCTTAAAATTAGTCAATTAAACAGCAACAGCGACATTAGTGCGGGAGACAAGGTGACTACAGGGGGGCTCGGAAACTTTAATGTTAAGGATATCCCTGTTGGAGAGGTTGTTGCTACAACACACAGCAGTGATTATCTAACAAAGGAAGTAACAGTCAAGTTAAGTGCTGACACCAAAAATCTTCATGTGGTAGAGTTAGTGGGGAATTAG
- the rodZ gene encoding cytoskeleton protein RodZ has translation MRKKTIGEVLRLARINQGLSLEELQEKTEIQLHFLEAMEADDFDQLPSTFYARSFLRKYAWAVELDERIVLDAYDSGSMITYEEVDVDEEDLSGRRRSNKKKTSYLPLFYFVLFALSILIFVTYYVWNYIQTQPSPSSANYSVVNSTSSTTSSSSSSSSQTSSSSSTTESTITVSGEGNRIEARYKTSKETATVQLTVSDATSWVSVSGSDLEGGVTLSSDNKNAKTTVSTKNPVTITLGVVKGVTVTVDNQTIDTSKLTTQTGTVTLTFTTD, from the coding sequence ATGAGAAAAAAAACAATTGGCGAGGTTCTACGTTTAGCTAGAATTAACCAGGGATTGAGTCTGGAAGAATTACAGGAAAAAACTGAAATTCAGTTGCATTTTCTAGAAGCTATGGAGGCAGATGATTTTGATCAACTTCCTAGTACCTTCTATGCTCGTTCTTTTTTAAGAAAATATGCCTGGGCAGTAGAGTTAGATGAAAGAATTGTTTTGGATGCCTATGATTCAGGTAGTATGATCACTTATGAAGAGGTAGATGTCGATGAAGAAGACTTGTCTGGTCGCAGACGATCAAATAAGAAAAAAACGTCTTATCTCCCCTTGTTTTATTTCGTCCTATTTGCTTTGTCAATTTTAATTTTTGTCACTTACTATGTTTGGAACTACATCCAAACTCAGCCAAGTCCTTCTTCAGCTAATTATAGTGTTGTGAACTCGACTAGTTCCACAACCTCATCTAGTTCATCTTCTAGTAGTCAGACGTCTAGCTCGTCTTCTACTACGGAATCAACTATTACAGTGTCAGGCGAAGGAAACCGCATTGAAGCTCGGTATAAAACGAGTAAGGAAACAGCTACGGTTCAGCTGACTGTTTCGGATGCAACTAGCTGGGTAAGTGTTTCAGGAAGTGACCTTGAAGGTGGTGTGACCTTGTCATCAGACAATAAAAACGCAAAAACAACAGTTTCAACTAAGAATCCCGTTACCATTACTTTAGGTGTAGTGAAGGGAGTTACTGTAACTGTGGACAATCAAACGATTGATACTTCGAAGCTGACAACTCAGACTGGAACTGTAACACTTACATTTACTACAGATTAA
- the mreD gene encoding rod shape-determining protein MreD — protein MRLLKQIGIFFLLPFVLLIDAHIGQLAGSFFPHFHLASHFLFLFLLFETIEVSEYLYLAYCCIAGLVYDIYFFHLIGIATLLFILIGASLHKFNSVILLNRWTRMLTIVVMSFLFDMGSYLLALAMGLTVESMPVFIVYSLVPSMILNFLWMLIFQYIFEKCYL, from the coding sequence ATGAGACTGTTAAAACAAATTGGTATTTTCTTTTTACTCCCTTTTGTCTTACTAATTGATGCACATATTGGACAATTAGCGGGATCCTTCTTCCCTCACTTTCATTTAGCAAGTCATTTTCTGTTTTTATTTCTCTTGTTTGAGACAATTGAGGTTTCAGAATACCTCTATCTAGCTTATTGCTGTATAGCGGGTTTGGTGTACGATATCTATTTTTTCCACTTGATAGGAATTGCAACACTTCTATTTATCTTGATAGGAGCTTCGCTCCATAAATTTAATAGTGTAATTTTGCTAAACCGTTGGACAAGAATGTTAACAATAGTTGTGATGAGTTTCCTATTTGATATGGGGAGCTATCTCCTTGCCCTTGCTATGGGATTGACAGTAGAATCGATGCCAGTTTTCATCGTCTATAGTCTTGTCCCATCAATGATTTTAAACTTTTTATGGATGCTTATTTTCCAATATATTTTTGAAAAATGTTATCTATAA
- the pgsA gene encoding CDP-diacylglycerol--glycerol-3-phosphate 3-phosphatidyltransferase, whose translation MKKEQIPNVLTIGRILFIPLFILILTLGHSQGSHLLAAIIFAVASVTDYLDGYLARKWNVVSNFGKFADPMADKLLVMSAFIMLIELGMAPAWVVAIIICRELAVTGLRLLLVETGGKVLAAAMPGKIKTFSQMFAIIFLLLHWNLIGQLLLYIALFFTIYSGYDYFKGSAHVFKGTFGSK comes from the coding sequence ATGAAAAAAGAACAAATTCCTAATGTATTAACTATTGGTAGAATTCTCTTTATACCTCTCTTTATCCTTATTTTGACTTTGGGCCATTCACAAGGCAGTCATTTGCTAGCAGCGATAATTTTTGCAGTTGCTAGTGTAACGGATTATCTTGATGGTTACCTTGCTCGCAAATGGAATGTAGTCAGCAACTTTGGAAAATTTGCTGATCCGATGGCCGATAAGCTGTTGGTTATGTCAGCTTTTATCATGTTGATTGAGTTAGGTATGGCTCCGGCTTGGGTTGTTGCTATTATCATCTGTCGTGAACTTGCGGTGACAGGCTTGCGTTTGTTGCTTGTTGAGACGGGAGGGAAAGTTCTAGCAGCAGCGATGCCAGGGAAAATCAAGACCTTTAGTCAGATGTTTGCCATTATCTTTTTGCTCTTACATTGGAATTTAATTGGGCAACTGTTGCTTTATATAGCTTTATTTTTCACCATCTACTCTGGTTATGATTATTTCAAGGGTAGCGCTCATGTATTCAAAGGGACATTTGGTTCGAAATGA
- the yfmF gene encoding EF-P 5-aminopentanol modification-associated protein YfmF — MELVSGISAHFVQSKKFKTNKITIRFTAPLSLETIAGRMLSASMLETANKAYPTSQAFRRYLASLYGTDISTSAYRRGQAHILDLTFTYVRDEFLSKKNVLTSRILELVKQTLFAPLVQDGAFEPALFEIERKQLLASLATDMDDSFYFAHKELDSLFFHDERLQLRYSDLRNSILNESPESSYTCFQDALKNDRIDFFFLGDFNEVEITESLKSLPFTARENGITIQYHQSYSNVLREGMVQRNVGQSILELGYHSPIKYGDDEHLPMLVMNGLLGEFAHSKLFTNVRENAGIAYTVSSQLDLFSGLLRMYAGIDRENRNQARKMMNHQLLDLKKGNFTDFELEQTKEMIRRSLLMAQDNQQTLVKRVYLNALFGKSIFDIDRLVAKLENVEKEAVCKAANSLKLQAIYFMEGVE; from the coding sequence ATGGAATTAGTGTCTGGAATTTCAGCACATTTTGTTCAATCCAAAAAGTTTAAAACAAATAAAATCACTATTCGTTTTACTGCTCCCTTATCTCTTGAGACAATAGCAGGACGCATGTTAAGTGCAAGTATGTTGGAGACGGCAAATAAAGCTTATCCCACATCACAAGCATTTCGCAGATACTTGGCAAGTTTATATGGAACAGATATTTCCACAAGTGCTTATCGTAGAGGACAGGCACATATTCTTGACTTAACATTTACCTACGTGCGGGATGAGTTTTTGAGTAAAAAAAATGTCTTGACTTCTCGAATTTTGGAATTAGTAAAACAGACTTTATTTGCCCCCTTAGTTCAAGATGGTGCTTTTGAGCCAGCCTTGTTTGAAATTGAAAGAAAACAGTTATTGGCTAGTTTAGCTACTGATATGGATGATTCATTTTATTTTGCTCATAAGGAGTTGGATAGCTTGTTCTTCCATGATGAGCGTCTTCAATTGAGATACAGTGATTTACGAAATAGCATTTTAAATGAGTCTCCGGAAAGTAGCTACACTTGCTTTCAAGATGCTCTGAAGAATGATCGGATTGATTTCTTTTTCTTAGGTGATTTTAATGAAGTAGAAATTACAGAATCACTGAAGTCATTACCCTTTACAGCTAGAGAGAACGGCATCACTATCCAGTACCATCAATCTTATTCGAATGTTCTACGAGAGGGAATGGTTCAGAGAAATGTTGGGCAATCCATTTTGGAATTGGGTTATCATTCTCCTATAAAATATGGCGATGATGAGCATTTGCCCATGCTTGTGATGAATGGTTTGTTGGGTGAATTTGCACATTCGAAACTTTTTACAAATGTTCGTGAAAATGCTGGAATAGCCTACACAGTCTCGAGTCAATTGGATTTGTTTAGTGGTCTATTAAGGATGTATGCGGGTATTGATAGAGAAAATCGAAATCAGGCTAGAAAAATGATGAATCATCAATTGCTAGATCTGAAAAAGGGTAACTTTACAGATTTTGAACTTGAACAAACCAAGGAGATGATTCGACGATCTTTGTTGATGGCTCAAGATAATCAACAGACCCTAGTTAAAAGAGTCTATTTGAATGCTCTATTTGGAAAATCAATCTTTGATATTGATCGATTGGTGGCAAAATTAGAGAATGTTGAGAAAGAAGCTGTATGTAAAGCTGCCAATAGTTTGAAGTTACAAGCGATTTACTTTATGGAAGGAGTAGAATGA
- the pcsB gene encoding peptidoglycan hydrolase PcsB, with the protein MKKKILASLLLSTVLVSQAAVLTTVHAETTDEKIAAQDSKISDLTSQQKEAQKQVDEIQTQVTAIQTQQTNLEAENETLQAESKKLEGEITELSKNIVARNESLEKQARSAQTNGAATSYINTIVNSKSITEAISRVAAMSEIVSANNKMLEQQKADKKSIAEKQVANNEAINTVIANQQTLADDAQALTTKQAELKVAELNLAAEKATAESDKATLLEQKAAAAAEAKAAAEAEAAYKARQTSQQQSVVASGNTTLSDQVQATSSSSSDDDSSYTPAPAPTPTRQRPTYSTNASSYPTGECTWGAKTLAPWAGDYWGNGAQWATSAAAAGFRTGSTPQVGAIACWNDGGYGHVAVVTAVSSSTSIQVSESNYGGDRTIGNKRGWFNPTTTSEGYVTYIYPN; encoded by the coding sequence ATGAAGAAAAAAATCTTAGCGTCACTTTTATTAAGTACAGTATTAGTGTCTCAAGCGGCGGTATTGACAACTGTCCACGCTGAAACAACTGATGAAAAGATTGCTGCTCAAGATAGTAAGATTAGTGATTTGACATCTCAACAAAAAGAAGCTCAAAAACAAGTAGATGAAATCCAAACGCAAGTTACAGCTATCCAAACTCAACAAACGAACTTGGAAGCTGAGAATGAAACTCTACAAGCTGAATCTAAAAAACTTGAAGGAGAAATTACAGAGCTCTCTAAGAACATTGTTGCTCGTAATGAATCTTTGGAGAAACAAGCACGTAGCGCACAAACTAACGGTGCTGCAACTAGCTACATCAATACAATTGTAAACTCAAAATCAATTACGGAAGCTATTTCACGTGTTGCAGCTATGAGTGAAATTGTGTCAGCTAACAACAAAATGTTGGAACAACAAAAGGCTGATAAAAAATCAATTGCTGAAAAACAAGTTGCGAATAACGAAGCTATCAATACCGTCATTGCGAACCAACAAACTCTTGCTGACGATGCACAAGCATTGACAACAAAACAAGCAGAGTTGAAAGTTGCTGAGTTAAACCTTGCTGCAGAGAAAGCTACTGCAGAAAGTGATAAAGCTACTTTATTGGAACAAAAAGCAGCAGCAGCAGCAGAAGCAAAAGCAGCAGCTGAAGCAGAAGCAGCTTATAAAGCACGTCAAACAAGTCAACAACAATCAGTTGTTGCTTCTGGAAATACAACACTTTCAGATCAAGTGCAAGCGACTTCAAGCTCTTCATCAGATGATGATTCAAGCTACACTCCAGCACCTGCACCAACTCCAACAAGACAGCGTCCAACATACAGTACAAATGCTTCAAGTTATCCAACTGGTGAATGTACTTGGGGAGCTAAGACATTAGCACCTTGGGCTGGAGATTACTGGGGTAACGGAGCACAGTGGGCTACAAGTGCAGCAGCTGCAGGATTCCGTACTGGATCAACTCCACAAGTTGGTGCGATTGCATGTTGGAATGACGGTGGATATGGACACGTAGCGGTTGTTACAGCAGTTTCATCATCAACTAGCATTCAAGTATCAGAATCAAACTATGGTGGAGATCGTACAATCGGTAACAAACGTGGATGGTTCAACCCAACTACAACTTCTGAAGGTTATGTTACTTACATCTATCCAAACTAA